From the genome of Treponema denticola:
CGTAGCAGGCTGGAACGGAGGAACTTCCACCGAATATGTAACCTATTACATAACCTTGCCTTCTGACAAAACCGATAAGGGCTTGGAGTTTTGGTCTCATGCAATGCGCTATCCTCTTTTCGATAAAGAAGAACTCGAAATCGAAAAAGATGTAGTATGTAACGAAATCAACGGAAATCGAGCTAATCCGGGAGCTCCTATCAGTGCAACTGTAACAAAAAGGATGTTTTCAAAATATCCGTGGAGGCGTGATGTCGGAGGATATGATGCGGTTATCAGAGCTGCAACTCCTGAAATGCTTAAAGAGATGCAAAAGACTTATTATATTCCCAATAATGCGGCAATCTTCGTTGCAGGTGATGTAAATCCTAAAGAGGTTTACAATGAAGTAAAAAAATACTACGGAGATTGGGAAAAAGGAAAAGATCCTTGGAACCCCATGCCGGATCCTCAAGCTTTCCCTGCCGTAAAAGAACCTCTTTATCTCGTATATCCGGATCCCAGTTTTTATAAGGGGCTTGCGGTTTTTTATACGTATATGAGGGGGCCTGATGTAGTTAGAGAGCCTAAACCTACCTATGCCGCCGATATCTGGACTTCGCTTTACGATCTGCCATCAGGTCAATTTAAAAAGAATATTTTTGAAGCCGTTCCCAATCTTTATGAAAAAGATCAAACTTGGGCAAATTATTATACCCAAAGGGATGGAGGCCAAATCAGCTTCGGCTCTGTAGCTCTTGTCGATCCCTCAGTCCCAACCGGAAGACGTGCTAAAAATTTCCAAAAAGCAATCTATGCTGAAATAGAAAAAACTAAAAACGATGCCGCCTATTTTGAAAAAAAAGGATTTGAAATTGTAAAGCGTCAATTGGAAGATGCTGAAATTTTAGGCTTGGAAAAACCGGACGACTTTGTTGAAACTCTATCCTTTTGGTGGTCATCAGCTTCTGCCGATTACTTTTTCAATTATCTTAAAAATATGAACAAGGTAACAAAGGCCGATATCGATTCATTTTTACAAAAATATGTTTTAGAAAATCAGCCGATTATCATTGTAAGAATGAATGCCGAAGACTATAAAAATGAAATTGAAGCATTTAAAAAAGAAAACTTTAATCTTATAACCAGAGAAAATTGTTTTTGGTGGGGAGATAAAAAATGAAAAAAAAGATATTTATTACACTATGTATAATTGCACTGTTGTTTTCATGCAAAACAACTCCGCCCGCCCCGAAAATTGAAGGGCTTGACAATGCAAGCAGCTTTATGAAGTCCAATGTTCCTTTGATCAGTGAATATAGCTTGGATAACGGAATTAAGGTAATTGTAAAAAAACAAGATACCAATAGAATCTTCACAATGAGTGTAGTTTATTCAGGCGGTCTCGCCCTTATACCCCAAGGAAAAGACGGTTTGGAATCTTTAACTCTAAGTATGATGCTGAGAGGTTCAAAAAAATATTCCTATGAAGACATAAAAAAAATATCTTCTGAAAACTCAAGTACCATGAGTGCAAATACCGGAATAGATCTTTCGTGGCTCAATTTGACTACCATCGACAAATACTGGAATCAAATGCTCGATGTTTTTACCGATTCGATCATAAATCCTGTCTTTAATGAAAAAGAATTGGAACTTGTAAAAAAAGCGGCTTTAATGGACATCAAAAAACGAATGAGCGATCCTTATGATTTTACCGTAACAAAGCTTCACGAAAAAATTTTTAAGGACCATCCTTATTCTATCGAAAAAGACGGAACGGAAAGCTCCGTTTCAACTATAAAAATTGAAGACTTAAAACAATGGTATGCCGAAAAACTTACAGCCGATAGAATGTTCATCGTTGCAGTAGGAAACTTTAAAACATCGGATCTCATTTCACAACTAAACAAAACCGTCGGTAAAATTCCTGTAAAACAAAATAAGATACCCGAAGTAAAAAAGCTTGACATAAAACAAAATCTTTTTACGGAAGCCTTTGAAGAGTCCAAGGGAATTGCTTACATAAGAGGAGACTATATAATTCCGCCCGTACAATCAAAAGATTTTACAACATTAAGATTTACCTATACAATCTTAAACGAACTTCTTTTTGAAATTGTAAGAACTCAAAATGCTGCTTGTTATTCGGTATGGACAAACGCTCACGGGTTTAATTCAACCTATGGCTCCCTTGTAGTCTTTAAATCGGATAAACCCACAAAAGCAAAGACAGCCTTTGATGAAGCGATTGCAGTATTAGCTTCAGGACAAACAATTAACCTAAAAGGACAGGGAATAAAATCCGGTGAAGGAAGCGTAACAAAATCAAGCGGAAACACTTATGCACCGATTGCCGAAAACCTTGAAGCCTATAAATCCAAATTTATCAACGGCTTTTTCGGAAACCAACTTACCAATTCGGATGCAGCCGCTCAAATTATGTACAGTCAAGCCTATTATGGAAATCCTTATGAGTATCTGCGAATGATAGATAAGATAAATGCAATTACCTCTGAGGATATTATAAGGGTTACAAATGATTATATAGTGAACGGAAAAGTAAGCTGGATAGTCGTTGCGGATTCCGCTACCTTGTCAAAACTGGATAAATCCAAGTTTATGAAATTTACCGGTAATGTAAAAAAATAAAACTTTAAGGTAATCCAAAAACCTTAATTCAAAATTCAAAATTGAAAATCAAGACCGGTTAAAGAGTTAAAATTCTTATCGGTCTTGATTTTTGAGGCCATTCTCATTATACTTGTTAGATAGTTGATTGAAAACACCTAAAGGAAACAAAATGAAAAAGGCCATCGTAATTGCAAGTTTCGGTACAAGCTATGCCGAAACAAGAGAAAAAACTATTGATACTATCGAAAAAGAAGCAGCCGGCAGGTTTAAAGATTATGAAATTTTTAAAGCCTATACTTCAAACATGGTTAGAGCCATTCTTAAAAAAAGAGACTCCATCAATGTTGCATCTCCCAAAGAGATTATCCAAGAACTAAAAGGAAAAGACTTCTCCGAAATTTACATACAACCGACTCATATAATTCCGGGAGAAGAATATGAAAAGCTGCAATTTGAAAATACGATTTTGGGTCAACCCCTCTTACATGAAAATGCAGACTTGGATGAAATTATAAAAGCTCTCGAATTAAAAAAGCCCCAAGATGATACGGCAATAGTTTTTATGGGACACGGTTCTTCACATGAGGCAGATAAATTCTACGAGATCATGCAAAATAAACTCAATTCGCAGGGTCTTGAAAATGTCTTGATAGGAACAGTTGAAGGCTCCGTAGAACTAAAGGATATCTTACCTATTCTTGCCGAACGCAAAATAAAAAAAATTGAGCTTTATCCGTTCATGATGGTTGCAGGCGACCATGCCCACAACGATATGGCAGGAGATGAAGAAGACAGCTGGTTCACCATTTTAAAAAATGAGGGCTACGAGGTTAATGCCAATCTAAAAGGCTTGGGCGAATATCCTATGATCCGCGAAATACTTTACAAGTCTTTAGAAAATACAATCAATTGCCATAGAGGTTAAAATGAAAAATATTTTCGCGGTAGGAACAGGTCCGGGGTCTCCGGAGTATCTTACACTACAGGCAGTAAAAGCTCTTGAAAATGCAGACCTTATTTTTGCTCCCAACAATAAGGGAAAAAATATGGCCCTAGATACGGTAAAAGATTTTATAAAAGACAAAGAAGTTTTGTTTCTTGATTTCCCTATGGGCTTTGTATCTGAAGAAGATTATAAAATTCAAGCCGAAAAAATACTTAAAAAAACCAAAGAAAATTCGAATACCCTTATTTTAACTATAGGCGATCCTATGATATACAGCACATTTATTTACATGATGCCCTATTTTCAAATACCGGAAATCAATTTGCAAATTATCTCAGGAATTCCTTCTGCAGTGGCTGCTGCAGGAAGAGCACAAATTCCTCTTGCCGAAAAAGCTGAGGTGCTTACAATCACAGATCATTTAAATGAAGAAGTTTTAAATTCATCTTCATCTATAGCTCTTTTAAAAACATCGAAACAAAAAAGTCTTATACTAAAAGAATTTGAAAAAAACGGTTTTGACTATGTTTATATAAAAAGAGCAACAATGGAACATGAATCAATCCTCTCCAAAGATAAAAAAGAAAAAATTTTAGAAGACGAAGATTATATATCCTTAATCATCGCCCGCAAACAAAAAGGAAATTAGAAGATGAAAGGCATAATGATTTCCGCCCCGAACAGCAATTCGGGAAAAACTATCATATCTTCAGCCCTTCTTTATTCTTTAAAAAAAGAAGGCTTTGATATTTCCGCTTTTAAAACAGGCCCCGATCAGGTTGACCGCAAAATACTGGAAATCATCTCAGGCAAAAGAGCCGGAAACCTCGATCCATTTATGATGGATCAAAATGGAATGGAGTTTTCGCTCAATATTTCAAACTCGGAATACGCCCTTATTGAGGGAGTGATGGGCTGCTTCGACGGAATGGGAACTACCTCGGAAAATTCTTCCTTTGATACGGCAGAAAAAATCGGAAGCGATATTGTTTTGGTTTACGCACCGCAGGGCGAAATGTTTACGCTTATTCCAAAACTTAAAGGAATGATCGAATTTTCAAAAAACAGAATAAAGGGAATTATACTTAATAAACTCAACCCTAAACTTTTTCCTCTTTACAAGAAGATGATTGAGGATAATCTTGCTCTGCAAGTCTTAGGCTTTTTTCCTAAAATTTCCGAATTCGAAATTGAAGAATCATGTCTCGGCCTCGACATAGATGAACGGCTAAAGGATAAAAAATTTTTAGATGTTCTATATAAAATCGTAAAAGAAAATATAGACATTCAAAAACTTTTAAACTTATTTCAGCCTCTTAAAACAGGGAACAAGATAGAAATAAAAAAAACGAATACACGCACTGCAATCGCAATGGATGAGGCCTTTAATTTATATTATTCCGAAAATATCTTTTTACTTGAAAACAGCACTGAGGTAAATTATTTTTCGCCCCTTAAAGATACGGAACTGCCTGACTGTAAGTTTCTATATTTCGGAAGCGGCTAAATAAATAAATACAAGGATGCTCTTTCTCAAAATATTAAAATAAAAACGGCAATCAAAAAGTTTGCTGAAGCCGGCGGAAAAATCCTAGCTGAAGGCGAAGGTCTATCCTATCTTTTTGAAGACCTGGACGGTTTTAAAATGTGCGGAATTTTTCAAGGTTCGGTTGAGAGTACAAGAACCCTGCAAAATTTCGGATATAAACAACTTGAATTTATGCAGGACTGTATTTTAGGAAAAAAAGGAACTATCTTAAATGCCGCCGAATACCATAAATCAAAAGCATTAACTGAAATTCCTCCTATTTTCACAGTTAAAAAACCTTGTTCAACTTTGAGTTTTAAAGATGCTTATATATATAAAAACTGTTTAGGTCTTTTTCAAAACATCCATTTTATATATAATATTGAAAATTTTTATAATTTGATACAAATTTAGACGGTAAATTTTATTTTTCAAAAAATATAGACTTTTTCTTTAGAATATAATATAATATTAGGTATGACAGAAAAAAATAAATA
Proteins encoded in this window:
- a CDS encoding M16 family metallopeptidase, which gives rise to MKRIKVFSAMLIILMLISPVFAESTPVPGLSFFKLDNGLELFVLENHAVPLTRIQVTFRCGALTQTPETCGIFHLYEHMLFKGNKKYQTETQFSAAMTELGVAGWNGGTSTEYVTYYITLPSDKTDKGLEFWSHAMRYPLFDKEELEIEKDVVCNEINGNRANPGAPISATVTKRMFSKYPWRRDVGGYDAVIRAATPEMLKEMQKTYYIPNNAAIFVAGDVNPKEVYNEVKKYYGDWEKGKDPWNPMPDPQAFPAVKEPLYLVYPDPSFYKGLAVFYTYMRGPDVVREPKPTYAADIWTSLYDLPSGQFKKNIFEAVPNLYEKDQTWANYYTQRDGGQISFGSVALVDPSVPTGRRAKNFQKAIYAEIEKTKNDAAYFEKKGFEIVKRQLEDAEILGLEKPDDFVETLSFWWSSASADYFFNYLKNMNKVTKADIDSFLQKYVLENQPIIIVRMNAEDYKNEIEAFKKENFNLITRENCFWWGDKK
- a CDS encoding M16 family metallopeptidase, whose amino-acid sequence is MKKKIFITLCIIALLFSCKTTPPAPKIEGLDNASSFMKSNVPLISEYSLDNGIKVIVKKQDTNRIFTMSVVYSGGLALIPQGKDGLESLTLSMMLRGSKKYSYEDIKKISSENSSTMSANTGIDLSWLNLTTIDKYWNQMLDVFTDSIINPVFNEKELELVKKAALMDIKKRMSDPYDFTVTKLHEKIFKDHPYSIEKDGTESSVSTIKIEDLKQWYAEKLTADRMFIVAVGNFKTSDLISQLNKTVGKIPVKQNKIPEVKKLDIKQNLFTEAFEESKGIAYIRGDYIIPPVQSKDFTTLRFTYTILNELLFEIVRTQNAACYSVWTNAHGFNSTYGSLVVFKSDKPTKAKTAFDEAIAVLASGQTINLKGQGIKSGEGSVTKSSGNTYAPIAENLEAYKSKFINGFFGNQLTNSDAAAQIMYSQAYYGNPYEYLRMIDKINAITSEDIIRVTNDYIVNGKVSWIVVADSATLSKLDKSKFMKFTGNVKK
- a CDS encoding sirohydrochlorin cobaltochelatase; its protein translation is MKKAIVIASFGTSYAETREKTIDTIEKEAAGRFKDYEIFKAYTSNMVRAILKKRDSINVASPKEIIQELKGKDFSEIYIQPTHIIPGEEYEKLQFENTILGQPLLHENADLDEIIKALELKKPQDDTAIVFMGHGSSHEADKFYEIMQNKLNSQGLENVLIGTVEGSVELKDILPILAERKIKKIELYPFMMVAGDHAHNDMAGDEEDSWFTILKNEGYEVNANLKGLGEYPMIREILYKSLENTINCHRG
- a CDS encoding precorrin-2 C(20)-methyltransferase, yielding MKNIFAVGTGPGSPEYLTLQAVKALENADLIFAPNNKGKNMALDTVKDFIKDKEVLFLDFPMGFVSEEDYKIQAEKILKKTKENSNTLILTIGDPMIYSTFIYMMPYFQIPEINLQIISGIPSAVAAAGRAQIPLAEKAEVLTITDHLNEEVLNSSSSIALLKTSKQKSLILKEFEKNGFDYVYIKRATMEHESILSKDKKEKILEDEDYISLIIARKQKGN